The Nocardia sp. BMG51109 nucleotide sequence CAGTGAGACTGCGGGGGATAAGCTTCGTGGTCGAGAGGGAAACAGCCCGGATCGCCGGCTAAGGCCCCTAAGCGTGTACTAAGTGGAAAAGGATGTGGGATCGCTGAGACAACCAGGAGGTTGGCTTAGAAGCAGCCATCCTTGAAAGAGTGCGTAATAGCTCACTGGTCAAGTGGTCCTGCGCCGACAATGTAGCGGGGCTCAAGTACACCGCCGAAGCCGCGGCACTCAGTCATATGATCGCCTTCGGGCTAGTCGGCTGGGTGGGTAGGGGAGCGTCCTGCAGCCAGGGAAGCGCCGGAGTGATCCAGGTGTGGAGGCTGTGGGAGTGAGAATGCAGGCATGAGTAGCGAAAGACGAGTGAGAAACTCGTCCGCCGGATGACCAAGGGTTCCTGGGCCAGGTTATTCCGCCCAGGGTGAGTCGGGACCTAAGGCGAGGCCGACAGGCGTAGTCGATGGACAACGGGTTGATATTCCCGTACCCGTGTATCCGCGCCCAATGGCGAATCAGCTGTGCTAACCGTCCTGAACTGGCGGGATCTCCTTCGGGGGACCCAAGAGGGATGCACGGGATCCTGGTTGTAGTAGTCAAGCGATGGGGTGACGCAGGAAGGTAGCTGGGCCCGGTGGTGGATTACCGGGTGTAAGCCTGTAGCCCGTGACATAGGCAAATCCGTGTCACATGGAGGGTGAGAGGTGATGCGTAGCCGGTTGAGGTGAATTCAGTGATCCTATGCTGTCGAGAAAAGCCTCTAGTGAGTTGGTACACGGCCCGTACCCTAAACCGACACAGGTGGTCAGGTAGAGAATACTAAGGCGATCGAGCGAACTGTGGTGAAGGAACTCGGCAAAATGCCTCCGTAACTTCGGGAGAAGGAGGGCCCGTTCTGGTGAACCGTCTTGCACGGGGAGCTGGGGTGGGTCGCAGAGACCAGAGAGAAGCGACTGTTTACTAAAAACACAGGTCCGTGCGAAGTCGTAAGACGAGGTATACGGACTGACGCCTGCCCGGTGCCGGAAGGTTAAGAGGACCGGTTAACGGATTTGTTCCGTGAAGCTGAGAATTTAAGCCCCGGTAAACGGCGGTGGTAACTATAACCATCCTAAGGTAGCGAAATTCCTTGTCGGGTAAGTTCCGACCTGCACGAATGGCGTAACGACTTCTCTGCTGTCTCCACCATAGGCTCGGCGAAATTGCATTACGAGTAAAGATGCTCGTTACGCGCGGCAGGACGAAAAGACCCCGGGACCTTCACTATAGCTTGGTATTGGTGTTCGGTACGGTTTGTGTAGGATAGGTGGGAGACTGTGAAGCTTGGACGCTAGTTCGGGTGGAGTCGTCGTTGAAATACCACTCTGGTCGTATTGGGCTTCTAACCTCGGGCCGTGATCCGGTTCAGGGACAGTGCCTGGTGGGTAGTTTAACTGGGGCGGTTGCCTCCTAAAGGGTAACGGAGGCGCCCAAAGGTTCCCTCGGCCTGGTTGGTAATCAGGTGTTGAGTGTAAGTGCACAAGGGAGCTTGACTGTGAGACGGACGTGTCGAGCAGGGACGAAAGTCGGGACTAGTGATCCGGCACCGGCGTGTGGAAGCGGTGTCGCTCAACGGATAAAAGGTACCCCGGGGATAACAGGCTGATCTTCCCCAAGAGTCCATATCGACGGGATGGTTTGGCACCTCGATGTCGGCTCGTCGCATCCTGGGGCTGGAGTTGGTCCCAAGGGTTGGGCTGTTCGCCCATTAAAGCGGCACGCGAGCTGGGTTTAGAACGTCGTGAGACAGTTCGGTCTCTATCCGCCGCGCGCGTGAGAAACTTGAGGAAGGCTGTCCCTAGTACGAGAGGACCGGGACGGACGAACCTCTGGTGTGCCAGTTGTTCCGCCAGGAGCATGGCTGGTTGGCTACGTTCGGGAGGGATAACCGCTGAAAGCATCTAAGCGGGAAGCCTGTTCCAAGATGAGGTTTCTTTCCCCCTTCGAGGGGTTAAGGTCCCCAAGAGATGATTGGGTTGATAGGCCGGAGCTGGAAGCCCTGTGAGGGGTGTAGGTGACCGGTACTAATAGGCCGAGGGCTTATGAACGAAGGTGCTACGCGTCCACTGTGCGGTGTTCTGAAACAACACACCACACCCCCGCCTGCTCGGCAGAGCGTGTGTGGTGGGTGGTGGATAGTTTCATAGTGTTACGGTGGTTATAGCGGTGGGGAAACGCCCGGTCCCATTCCGAACCCGGAAGCTAAGCTCGCCTGCGCCGATGGTACTGCACTCGACTGGGTGTGGGAGAGTAGGTCACCGCCGGAACATACTTCGAGGGAGGCCTCCAGCAGCAGCTGGGGGCCTTCCGTCATTTCCGGGCCCTTTCCCATGGTGGCTTACCGGATGGTGGGCTCCGGGGGCACCGGGCAGGGTGTGGTCCGGGTCGTGTCAGGCTGAGGCATGACACTACGGACGGCCTTTACCGAACACCTGGGGATTGCTCATCCGATCGTCTCGGCACCGATGGGAGGCGTGGCCGGCGGTGCGCTGGCGGGTGCGGTGTCGGAGGCGGGCGGTCTCGGACTGATCGGTGGTGGCGCCGGTGTACGCGGTGGCGTCGAGCCGGAGCTGCGGCTGGTCCGATCGGTGACCGAGAAGCCCTGGGGTATCGGCTTTTTGAGCTGGGCGGTGGACGTCGACACGGTCGCGTGGGCGCTGGAGTTCGGGCCCGCGGCCGTACTGCTGTCGTTCGGCGATCCGATGCCGTTCGCGGAGAGGATCCGGGCGTCGGGCGCGAAACTGATCCTGCAGGTCACCGATCTCGACGAGGCCCGGCGGGCGCTGGACGCGGGCGCCGACATCATCGTCGCCCAAGGCGGTGACGCGGGCGGGCACAGCGGCGGGAACGCCATCGGCACCATGTCTTTCGTGCCCGCGGTGGTCGATCTTGCCGGTGCCACACCGGTTCTCGCGGCCGGGGGCATCGCCGATGGCCGCGGGCTCGCCGCCGCGCTGGCGCTGGGCGCGGCGGGAGCGTTGATCGGCACCGGATTCGAGGCCACCTCGGAGGCGCTGACATCGGCGGAGGAGGTCGAGGCACTACTCGCGGCCGAGGGGCGAGACACCGAGCGCAACCGCACCCTCGATATCGCCCGCGGCTCGGCATGGCCGGACCGGTACCCGGCGCGAACCCTGCGCAACGAGTTTCTCGACAAGTGGCGCGGCCGGGACGACGAACTCCGCGAAGACACCGAGGCCCGGGGCGAATACCAGGATCTGGCGGCCCGCAACGACCTGTCGGCCGTACCCGTCTGGGCGGGCCAGGGCGTCGGCCTGGTGACGGCCGTGCAAGGTGCCGTCGACCTCGTCGAGGCGATCGCGAGCGCGGCCGATCGTGTCGTCGACCGTGCTGCCAGGATGAGAGACGTGTCGTCACCGTACTGATTCGCGTCTCCGGCGGATTCCGTATCGAGCGTGGCTACGGTGGCGAAGTTCCTTCCCTCCACTATCCCGCCGGCGGCATTCCCCCGGGCAGTGCCGCGGCAACGGCGGCGGCGGGATCGGGGACGGCGATGGTCGCGGCGAGCGGGTTGCCGTCTTCGTCGAGGATCTGCCAACCGCCCAGGGAGACAACGGGAATGCCGCGGCGACGGGCGAGGGCCAGCTCGGAGAGGGTGCCCCAGGAGCCGCCGATGACGATGACGGCGTCGGCGGAGGACACCAGGATGGCGTTGCGGGCCTCGCCCATGCCGGTGTAGAGCACCGCGGACAGTCCGGCGCAGGCGGTGGAGCGGTCGGTGTCGGGGCGGATCCCGATCACGAGACCGCCTGCGCGCGAGGCGCCTTCGGCGACGGCTGCCATGACTCCGGTGCCGCCGCCGCAGAGGACGGTCGCGCCGGCCTCGGCCAGCAGCCGACCGGCCTCGGCGGCCCGGCCGGCGTCGGCATCGGTGCAGTCGCGCGGTCCGCAGACCGCGATCTGAGGCGGCGGAACGCTCATCGGGCGGCGAGTTCCTTGCCGAGAGCGTCGAGCTGGTCACCGGTGCCCTGCTCGCGCCGGGCGGGCTGCTCGTGGCCGTCGAGATAGGCGGTGAGAACGAGGCGCGTACCGTCCTCGGCGGCAACGAATTCCACCGTCGTCAGGGATACCGTGGCCACCGTGCCGCCGGTGCTCGGTGCCGAGGTGTAGACGATCCGCTCGTCCGGAACGATCTCCTGGTAGGTGGTCTCGAAGCCGAGTTCGTGGCCGTCGTGCGTGCCGCCGGCGAACCAGCGCGCCTTGGTGGCCGGGTCGGGCCAGGCCGCGAAGACCCGATCCGGGGCGGCGGGGTAGTCGCGTTCGATCGTGAACGTGGCATGGGTGACGGACTGTTCCGGCATGGCCTACTCCTCGTGATCGGTGGTGGTGTAATCGGTTGTGGTGTGGTCGGATCGGACCAGCCCCGCATCCTGTAGTACCCGCAGGTGCTGGACCACCGTCGCCAGCGACATGTCCAGCGGCTCGGCCAGCGTGGCTGACCGCAGCCGGACCGCTGCTCAATCGCTCGAGCAGGTGCCGGCGGGCGGGGTCGCCCAGGGCGCGAAAGATGTGATCGAGCCGGTCCGATTGGTTGAGCACATGCTCGAGTTCATGCCGATCCGTCGGTTGGTCAAGTAATTGCTCAACTTTTCGTTCGCGATCCGATCGTCACGCGGCGCGGGGTGTGATCACCCTCGCTAGGCTGGATGTATGGCCGGTATCCGGGGCGTACTGTACGACATCGACGGCGTGCTGGTGACCTCGTGGCGCGCGGTCCCGGGCGCCGCCGACGCGGTACGCGCGGTGCACGAGGCAGGGCTGCGCCGGGCGTTCCTCACCAACACCACCTCCGCCAGCTGCGCCGAGATAGCCGAAAGGCTGTGCGCCGCAGGCATTCCGGTGGACATCTCGGAGATCGTGACGGCGGCCCGGCTGACCGTCGAATATTTGAGCCGCCACCATCCGGGTGCGCGGGTGTGGGTGCTCAATCACGGTGCCATCGAGGACGATCTGACCGGGCTCACCCTGGACGCGGAGCATCCCGACGTCATCGTGATCGGCGGTGCCGGAGCGGAATTCACCCATCGCGCATTGAGCCGGGTGGTCGAGTCGATGCTGGACGGCATTCCCGTGATCGCCATGCAGGGCAGCATGACGTGGGCGACCGCCGACGGCCTGCGGATCGATACCGGCACCTACCTGCCGGGCCTGGAGGCGGCCGGGCACGCGCGCATCACGGTGATCGGCAAGCCGTCCCCGACCGGCTTCCATGCCTGTGCCGGCCTGCTGGGCCTGCGCCCGGAGCAGCTGCTGATGATCGGCGACGACCTGCATTCGGATGTGCTCGCCGCGCGGGCGGCCGGAATGACCGGAGTGCTGGTGCGAACCGGGAAATTCCGGCAGTCCGTACTCGACGCCGCCGCATCGGCACCGGATCACGTGCTCGATTCGGTGGCCGAACTCCCCGCGCTGGTGCCGGCCGTGGCTCTCCCCGATACCGGCGATTAACCAGAAATACTTCTAGAAAATTCCGTCAAAATGTCGCGAAATCGGTTCGCGATGAGTATCGTCCTTCATGGACAGGCAAACCGCTGGTAACTCCGGTTCCGGAGATGCTGTGCCGGCGGTTCTCGCGAGGGCCTGATCCAGATGAGGGGGTTGGGCCCTCGCGAGTCCGGGAAGAGTCCCGGGAATGGAATTGAATAAGCGTCACCGCGCGTACCGCGGAATCGGCTCACGTCCGGTAGTCAACTTTCAGCTATCACACCGAGATTTCTCGCGATAAATGAGCGGCCCGATCCATCCCTTACGGATCGAACGTTTAGGTATTGTCTGGCGCGATGTCACAGGAGACGAACGCGGGCAGGATGTACGCCGGGCAGCCCGTAGAAGACCGGCAGCGGCAGCGACGTGCGCGTTTTCTGGAGTCCGGGCTGACCGTGTTCGCACGTGACGGCTACGCGAATAGTTCGGTCGGCGCCATCTGTAAAGATGCCGGACTCTCCTCGCGGCAGTTCTACGAGGAGTTCACCGGTCGTGAATCGCTGCTGTTGGAGCTCTACGAACAGATCGATGGGCAATCGCGGGAGGTGGTGACCGCGGCCCTGGCCGATCACGCCGACCGCGGCGCTCCCGAGGTGATCGATGCGGCCGTGCGGGCCTACGTCGAATCCATCGGAAGAGATCCGCGTAAGGCCCGGGTCGCATTGGTCGAGGTGGTCGGCGCCGGGCCGAATGTGGAAAAGTTCCGATTGGAATTGCGTCGCGCCTGGGGTGCGCTATTGGCCGGTGCGGCGGAGGGCGCCGCACAACAGGGAGAAATCCCGCCCGGCGATTACGAGATGCGGGTGCTGGCGATCATCGGTGCGGTCAACTACGTGGTGGACGCCTGGAGCGGCGCGGATCCGCAGCCGTCGCTCGACGATGTGATCCGGGTGCTGCGCCGGGTGATCATCGGGGCGGTGAGTTCGTGAGCAGATAGGCGGCCCCGGTGGTAATCGGCAATTCACCGGCCGGACGAAAAGGGGCGGTTTGCCTGGCCGTATGCTGACGATTCGCTTTAGCATCGCACTGTGAGTGTCGACAAGGCGGGGGACCGCGCATCGAGTTTCGTTGTCTGCGGGCATAATCCGCTCGTGTATCAGCTGGCTGCGCAGCTGGTCGAACGGTTTCCGGAGGACATCGTCACCGTTGTCATCCCGGATCGCCGGGGCAGCTATGTGCCGAAGCTGGAGCGCCTGGACCGGGTGCGCATCCTGTGCGCCGAGCGGCTGGACGAGGAGACGCTGAGCACCGCCGGGGTCGCCGGGGCGCGGGCGCTGGCGCTGGTCGATCAGGCCGATGTGGAGAACTTCCACGCCGCGTTGCAGGCGCACGAGCTCAACCCGGATATCCGGCTGGTCATCCGAATGTTCAATACGGGCCTGGGTTTTCGCATCCGGACCCTGTTCGCCGACTGCGTGGTGCTGTCCATTTCCGAGATGGCGGCGCCGTCGTTCATCGCGGCCGCGCTGGGCGAGAAGGCCATGGAGTACCTGCGGCTGGGCGAGCGCACCCTGTATGTCACCGGTCCGTCCGGCATTCCGGACGCGACGATGGTGTGCGGGTTGACCGAATCGGCCTCGGGCGATGTTCGCATGCTCGCCTCCACCCGTAGCGATGCGCGAGCGCTGGCGCTGTCCGGCCGGCGCACCCCACACGTGCTGAACAGCCGCAGGCGATGGCTTTTGCAGTTCCGATATCTGTTCCGCCACAACCTGGTTCGGCTGGTGCTGGTGTTGCTCGCGCTGATCCTGCTGGGCTGCACCCTGATGGCCGCGTTCGGAAACGCCTGGGGCGATGCGATATACGAGACGCTCCTGGACGCCGCCGGCGCGGCGCAGCCGGAGCGCGACCGCGACCCGATCTTCAAGGTGTTGCAGGTCGCGGTCGTCTTCGTCGGTCTCACCCTGACACCCGTCGTCACCGCGATGGTGGTGGGCGGGGTGCTGCGCGCCCAGTTGTCCGAGCAGATCGGGCCGGAGCCTGCGGATTTCAGCGGCCATGTGGTGGTCGCCGGTCTGGGCAACGTCGGCATGCGCGTCATGGAGCAGCTGTGCGATCTCGGGGTGCCGGTGGTCGGGCTGGACTACGACGAGAATGCCCGCGGTATCGCGCTGGCGCGCCGGCTCGGCGTTCCGGTGGTGATCGGCCAGGCCACCTGGGAGAACACGTTGGCGGCCGCGGGCGTGTCGCGAGCTCGGGCGCTGGTGCTGCTCACCAGCAGCGACGCGGTGAATCTGGAGGCCGCGCTGCTAGGCCAGTCCTATCACAAGCGGACGCATCGCGAGGATCTGCAAGTGGTGCTGCGGGTTTCGGACGACGACCTCGCCGAGCGGGTGCAGCGCAGCCTCGGCCCCTCGGTGGTGGTGAACAGCGTCTTCCAGTTGGCCGCCGAGGGTTTCGCCGCGGCGATGGCCGAGCGCCGGGTGATCGCGACGCTGCCGATCAACGAGGCCACGCTGATGGTCGCCGAGGTGCCGGTGGAGGCCGGGTCGGCGCTGGTCGGCAAGCCGATCAGGATCGCGGGCCTGCCGGTGCACACCCGGGTGCTGGCGCTGCAGGCGACCGTCGGCGCCGAACTGGAGTGGCAGCCGGATCCGGAAAGCCTGCTGGCCGCGGGAAATCGGCTGGTGGTGGTGTCGAATCGGACCGGGCTCGACCATTTGCTGTCGCAGAGCCTGGAGCAGAGCGCGGGCAGTGAGCCGAGGGCATCGGGTGACGATCCGGCCGAGCCGGATTCGGTCACCGTCTGATCCGATCGGTCACCCGCCGGTCCGGCGTGGACCGGACACTGCCGGGCCCCGGCGGTCCGCGGGCAGGCGACGACATCGGTGCGCCGCCACCTCGGCGGGCCGGGATCCGGGTGTCGGTGGATGCCGGTCGGCGACGGCTGTGTTGGTGAGACGGCCGTGTCGGTGAGCGGAGCTGTCGGCCGGTACGGCAGTGCGTCGGCGCGGTAGCGTGCGCGCATGGAGACGATTCCGATCCAGGTGGCCGACGGCAGCGTCGTTCCGGTGCGGCTGGCGCCGGCGCGGGGTGAGCATCGGCACCCGATCACCGCGGACGCGCCGCGGGCGGTGATCGTGATCATCCCCGGTCTGGGTGTGCCGGGCGCCTACTACGAGGATTTCGCTCGGGAACTGGCCGGCCGCGGTTTCGACGCGGCGATCGGCGAGTTGCGCGGCAACGGCGACAGCCGCCCGAAGCCGAGCCCGACGAGTGCCTACGGCTACCAGGAGCTGGTCTCGGTCGACTTCCCGGCGATGTTCGAGGTGGTCCGCGAGCGCTTTCCGGACAGTACCCCGATCCTGTTGGGGCACAGCATGGGTGGCCAGCTCGGCACGATGTACGCCGCCCGGGTCAGGGGTCGGTTGGGTGGCCTGATCCTGGTCGCCTCCGGGACGCCCTACTATCGCGGCTACGGTGGCATCGCCCGCTCGGCCATGCGGCTGGGCCCGGCGGCCATCTCGCTGACCGCCAATCTGGCCGGCTTCTGGCCCGGCGACGTGATCACCGCGGGCGGGTTCGGACGGCAGTCCAAGGTGCTGATCTCCGACTGGGCCCGGCTGGCGCGCACGGGTCGCTTCGTCCCTGTCGACGCCGATATCGACTACGAGGAGCGCATCGCCCGCCTGAAGCTGCCGGTCCTGTCGATCACGCTGGAGGGTGACGACCTCACCCCGCCCGGCTCGGCCGCGCACCTGCTGGAGAAGCTGCCCGACGCCCGCGTCACCACCTGGCACCAGCCGGAACCCAGGGGCCACAACGGCTGGATCACCGACCCGCGCGGCACCGTCGACCGCATCGAGAAGTGGGTCCGGGAGCTGTGAGCGGACCGGTTCCGTCGTTCCGGTGTGACTCGGCCCGTCGTCCAGTGCTGCCCGGTCCGTCCCGGTTGGTCGTTCCGGCGTGTTTCTGCCGGAATCTCTGACGTTGGCCGGTGGCTGCGCAGGGAATTCCGGCCGGGAGAGCGTCGGGACGACCGAAACGGGCTCCATCGGGATGCCGGAAACAGGTCCTGTCGGGACGACGGAAAAGGTGTGGTGCCGAGGGTGATCCGGAACAGGACCCGCTGAGCCCGGCGTACGCGGCGGGGCGCGGGTCTCGCGCTCCGCGCGTGGTCTCCCGGCGCCCTGCGAGTCTACGGTGTAGATTTATGTCTACACCGTAGACTCGGAGGGTTGGTATGGCCGGTGGGGAGCGTGTCGTGCGGATGGTCGACGTGCCGGGCGCGAGGTTGTACACGGGATCGGTCGGGTCAGGTCCCGCGCTGATGCTCGTTGCGGGCGGTGGCGGCGACGCCGGGGTCTACGAGGACGTCGCGGCGCTGCTCGGTGCCCGGTACACCGTCATCACCTTCGATCGGCGCGGCAACTCGCGCAGTGCGTTCACCGAGCCGGGGGCGGCGATCGATAACCGCGCTCAGGCCGACGATGTGGTGGCCGTTCTGGATGCCTACGCGGTGGAACGAGCGCATCTGTTCGGCAGCAGTGGTGGTGCGATCATCGCGTTGGAAGTGCTTGCCCGGCACGGTGCTCGGTTGCTCGGTGCGGTCGTG carries:
- a CDS encoding SRPBCC domain-containing protein yields the protein MPEQSVTHATFTIERDYPAAPDRVFAAWPDPATKARWFAGGTHDGHELGFETTYQEIVPDERIVYTSAPSTGGTVATVSLTTVEFVAAEDGTRLVLTAYLDGHEQPARREQGTGDQLDALGKELAAR
- a CDS encoding HAD-IIA family hydrolase, which codes for MAGIRGVLYDIDGVLVTSWRAVPGAADAVRAVHEAGLRRAFLTNTTSASCAEIAERLCAAGIPVDISEIVTAARLTVEYLSRHHPGARVWVLNHGAIEDDLTGLTLDAEHPDVIVIGGAGAEFTHRALSRVVESMLDGIPVIAMQGSMTWATADGLRIDTGTYLPGLEAAGHARITVIGKPSPTGFHACAGLLGLRPEQLLMIGDDLHSDVLAARAAGMTGVLVRTGKFRQSVLDAAASAPDHVLDSVAELPALVPAVALPDTGD
- a CDS encoding NAD-binding protein, whose translation is MSVDKAGDRASSFVVCGHNPLVYQLAAQLVERFPEDIVTVVIPDRRGSYVPKLERLDRVRILCAERLDEETLSTAGVAGARALALVDQADVENFHAALQAHELNPDIRLVIRMFNTGLGFRIRTLFADCVVLSISEMAAPSFIAAALGEKAMEYLRLGERTLYVTGPSGIPDATMVCGLTESASGDVRMLASTRSDARALALSGRRTPHVLNSRRRWLLQFRYLFRHNLVRLVLVLLALILLGCTLMAAFGNAWGDAIYETLLDAAGAAQPERDRDPIFKVLQVAVVFVGLTLTPVVTAMVVGGVLRAQLSEQIGPEPADFSGHVVVAGLGNVGMRVMEQLCDLGVPVVGLDYDENARGIALARRLGVPVVIGQATWENTLAAAGVSRARALVLLTSSDAVNLEAALLGQSYHKRTHREDLQVVLRVSDDDLAERVQRSLGPSVVVNSVFQLAAEGFAAAMAERRVIATLPINEATLMVAEVPVEAGSALVGKPIRIAGLPVHTRVLALQATVGAELEWQPDPESLLAAGNRLVVVSNRTGLDHLLSQSLEQSAGSEPRASGDDPAEPDSVTV
- a CDS encoding nitronate monooxygenase family protein, with the translated sequence MTLRTAFTEHLGIAHPIVSAPMGGVAGGALAGAVSEAGGLGLIGGGAGVRGGVEPELRLVRSVTEKPWGIGFLSWAVDVDTVAWALEFGPAAVLLSFGDPMPFAERIRASGAKLILQVTDLDEARRALDAGADIIVAQGGDAGGHSGGNAIGTMSFVPAVVDLAGATPVLAAGGIADGRGLAAALALGAAGALIGTGFEATSEALTSAEEVEALLAAEGRDTERNRTLDIARGSAWPDRYPARTLRNEFLDKWRGRDDELREDTEARGEYQDLAARNDLSAVPVWAGQGVGLVTAVQGAVDLVEAIASAADRVVDRAARMRDVSSPY
- a CDS encoding alpha/beta fold hydrolase, with protein sequence METIPIQVADGSVVPVRLAPARGEHRHPITADAPRAVIVIIPGLGVPGAYYEDFARELAGRGFDAAIGELRGNGDSRPKPSPTSAYGYQELVSVDFPAMFEVVRERFPDSTPILLGHSMGGQLGTMYAARVRGRLGGLILVASGTPYYRGYGGIARSAMRLGPAAISLTANLAGFWPGDVITAGGFGRQSKVLISDWARLARTGRFVPVDADIDYEERIARLKLPVLSITLEGDDLTPPGSAAHLLEKLPDARVTTWHQPEPRGHNGWITDPRGTVDRIEKWVREL
- a CDS encoding ArsR family transcriptional regulator, yielding MSLATVVQHLRVLQDAGLVRSDHTTTDYTTTDHEE
- a CDS encoding TetR/AcrR family transcriptional regulator, whose protein sequence is MSQETNAGRMYAGQPVEDRQRQRRARFLESGLTVFARDGYANSSVGAICKDAGLSSRQFYEEFTGRESLLLELYEQIDGQSREVVTAALADHADRGAPEVIDAAVRAYVESIGRDPRKARVALVEVVGAGPNVEKFRLELRRAWGALLAGAAEGAAQQGEIPPGDYEMRVLAIIGAVNYVVDAWSGADPQPSLDDVIRVLRRVIIGAVSS
- a CDS encoding LOG family protein — protein: MSVPPPQIAVCGPRDCTDADAGRAAEAGRLLAEAGATVLCGGGTGVMAAVAEGASRAGGLVIGIRPDTDRSTACAGLSAVLYTGMGEARNAILVSSADAVIVIGGSWGTLSELALARRRGIPVVSLGGWQILDEDGNPLAATIAVPDPAAAVAAALPGGMPPAG